The following are encoded together in the Cynocephalus volans isolate mCynVol1 chromosome 4, mCynVol1.pri, whole genome shotgun sequence genome:
- the LOC134376913 gene encoding olfactory receptor 5T2-like → MENVTEVTIFVLMGFTDNAELQITFFFLFLAIYLFTLMGNLGLIVLVIGDSRLHTPMYYFLSVLSSVDACYSSVITPNMLVEFMSKDKVISLPGCAAQIFLATTFGTTECFLLAAMAYDRYVAIYNPLLYSVSMSPRVYVPFIVASYFGGILHATTHTVATFSLSFCGSNEIRHIFCDIPPLLAISCSDTHTNQLLLFYFVGCIEVVTILIVLISYCFILLAVFKTHSAKGRQKVFSTCGSHLTGVTIYHGTILFSYMRPSSSYALDHDTIVSVFYTIVIPMLNPIIYSLRNKDVKLAMKKVFGKN, encoded by the coding sequence atggaGAATGTCACTGAAGTTACCATATTTGTACTGATGGGCTTCACAGACAATGCTGAACTGCAGAtcacctttttcttcttgtttctagCAATTTACCTCTTTACTCTCATGGGAAATTTAGGGCTGATTGTATTGGTCATTGGGGATTCCAGGcttcacacccccatgtactATTTTCTGAGTGTGTTGTCTTCTGTGGATGCCTGCTATTCCTCAGTTATTACACCAAATATGTTAGTAGAATTCATGTCAAAAGATAAAGTCATTTCACTCCCTGGATGTGCAGCACAAATATTTCTTGCTACTACTTTTGGAACCACGGAATGCTTTCTCTTGGCTGCAATGGCGTATgatcgctatgtggccatctaCAACCCGCTTCTGTATTCAGTGAGCATGTCACCCAGAGTCTATGTGCCATTCATCGTTGCTTCTTATTTTGGTGGCATTTTACATGCTACTACACATACGGTGGCTACATTCAGCCTGTCCTTCTGTGGATCCAATGAAATTAGACACATCTTTTGTGATATCCCTCCTCTCCTTGCTATTTCTTGTTCTGACACTCACACAAACCAGCTTCTACTTTTCTACTTTGTGGGCTGTATTGAGGTAGTCACTATCCTGATTGTCCTGATCTCttactgttttattcttttggctgTTTTCAAAACGCATTCTGCTAAAGGTAGGCAAAAAGTGTTCTCTACATGTGGCTCTCACCTAACTGGAGTGACAATTTATCATGGAACTATCCTCTTCAGTTACATGAGACCGAGTTCCAGCTATGCTTTGGACCATGACACAATAGTGTCAGTATTTTACACTATTGTGATTCCCATGCTGAATCCCATCATCTACAGTTTAAGGAACAAAGATGTAAAACTGGCAATGAAAAAAGTGTTTGGGAAAAATTAG
- the LOC134375706 gene encoding olfactory receptor 8J2-like produces the protein MASGNLTRITEFILLGVSDRPELQIPLFLVFLGIYGLTVTGNLCIITLTRVDSQLQTPMYFFLRHLAVINLGNSTTIAPKMLVNFLVSKKTISYYGCAAQLGGFSIFIVAEIFMLSAMAYDRYVAICNPLLYMVVVSPQICHLLVFLTYLHSLTTAVTVTSCVFSLSFCSSNIINHFYCDDVPLLALSCSDTYLPETAVFAFSGTNLFFSVIVVLVSYFNIVLAILRIHSSEGRQKAFSTCASHMMTVTVFYGTLLFMYLQPRTSHSLDTDKMASVFYTLVIPMLNPMIYSLRNKDVKHALKRFLDNPLKSLKLM, from the coding sequence ATGGCTTCTGGCAATCTCACCCGGATCACTGAGTTCATTCTCTTGGGTGTCTCAGACCGTCCAGAGCTCCAGATCCCCCTCTTCCTGGTCTTCCTGGGGATCTATGGACTGACTGTGACAGGAAACCTGTGCATCATCACCCTCACCAGGGTGGACTCCCAACTTCAAacccccatgtactttttcctccgTCACTTGGCTGTCATCAATCTTGGCAATTCTACCACCATTGCCCCTAAAATGCTGGTTAACTTCTTGGTTAGCAAGAAAACCATATCTTACTATGGATGTGCAGCCCAGCTGGGTGGATTCTCAATTTTCATTGTGGCTGAGATTTTCATGCTGTCGGcaatggcctatgaccgctatgtggctATTTGCAACCCCCTGCTGTACATGGTGGTGGTGTCTCCGCAGATCTGCCATCTGCTGGTTTTCCTCACATACCTCCACAGTCTGACCACAGCAGTGACTGTCACTTCCTGTGTGTTCTCCTTGTCATTCTGCTCTTCCAACATAATCAACCATTTCTACTGTGATGACGTTCCTTTGTTAGCCTTGTCCTGTTCTGATACTTACCTTCCAGAAACAGCAGTATTTGCCTTTTCAggtactaatttatttttttccgtGATTGTTGTTCTCGTATCCTACTTCAACATTGTCCTTGCCATTCTGAGGATACATTCCTCAGAGGGACGACAAAAAGCCTTTTCCACCTGCGCTTCTCACATGATGACTGTCACTGTGTTCTATGGGACTcttcttttcatgtatttgcaaCCAAGGACAAGCCACTCTTTAGATACTGACAAAATGGCCTCGGTCTTCTACACCCTAGTAATACCAATGCTGAACCCCATGATTTACAGCCTAAGGAACAAGGATGTGAAACATGCATTGAAGAGATTCCTGGATAACCCTCTGAAATCCTTAAAGCTAATGTAA